The DNA sequence TAAAGGAAGCCGAGCAGCGCCTTGAAGATTATTCACTTACGTTCTTTTTTGCTCCGGTTTACCATATGGCTATGAAAAACGTGGCACCGGTTCGTAAAGCATTGAAACAGAAAACAATTTTTAATATTTTAGGTCCATTGACAAACCCTGCACGTGCTCCCCGAAGAGTTATTGGAGCCTACAGCCTTGATGCAGCCCGAAAAATGGCTCATGCTTCCCTGCACCTTCCGATTGAACGGGCGCTTTTTGTGACAGGAGAAGATGGTCTGGATGAATTTACGGTGCAGGGTGCAAGCTATGTAATTGAATTACAAGACAATGAACTTAGAGAATATACGATAAATCCGGAAGACGTTGGTCTGAAACGAAGCTCTCTTCATGGAGCACTTGTAAATAATGCAGCGGAGAGTGCTGCACTAATACGTGATATTTTTCGGAAAAAAGCTTCCCGTGAAGCAGTTGATCTACTTCTTTTGAATGCAGGAGCAGCTCTATACACTTCAGGCGTGGCTGAAACGATTAAAGATGGAGTAGAAATGGCTGATCACGCTTTGGGGGAGCCGGTACTCGCCCATCTGGAAAAACTGCAGCTGGAGGAAGGGGCAGAAATGCTATGACAATTCTTAAAACAATAACCGAAAGAAAAAAAGTTGAGATCCCTTTAATTAATATACCGGAAAAAAGACTGATCGAATCTCCAAAGCTCTCTCTTTACGATAGTTTGTACCACCGATTCCACCCTTTAGGCATGATTGCAGAAGTAAAAAAAGCTTCTCCTTCCAGAGGAGTGATAACGGAAAATTTTCACCCAGTGGATATAGCGGAAGAATATGAGCGTATTAACGTTTCAGGGATTTCCATACTAACAGATATTGATTTTTTTCAGGGGCATCCCGTTTATTTAACGCAGATAAAACAAGCTGTAAATACTCCGGTGCTTCGAAAAGATTTTTTAATTGATCCAAAACAAATTCTCGAATCCGAACGTATCGGTGCAGATGCCGTATTATTAATAGCTGGTATTCTTTCAGGTAATCAGCTTCAGGAGCTGTATGATCAGACAACTGAATTAGGGATGGAAGCTCTCGTCGAAGTCCACAATGAGGAAGAACTGGAAAAGGTTTTGAAATATATTAAACCAAAACTGATTGGGGTCAATAATAGAGACCTTCACACTTTCGAAACCGATTTAACTACTACGAAAAGACTAAAACCTTTAATTCCTGAAGAAGCATTGTTAATAAGCGAAAGCGGCGTTCATCATAAACAGGACGTCGATTATTTGAAAGAAGCAGGGGCAGATGGTCTTCTAATTGGAGAAAGCCTGATGAAAAGTCCGGATAAAAAGCAGTTTCTACAATCACTGTTTGGTGAAGAATAATGCCTTTACTTAAATTCTGCGGAACCCGCTCGGAGGAAGATTACCGGGCTGTTCTGCGTTCTAAGGCAGATTATATCGGATTTATTTTTTCAAAAAGCAGGCGTCAAGTATCTGCTGAAGACGTTCGGGACTGGCAGGAAAAGACGTCTGCAGAGGGTAAAAAACTTGTTGGAGTCTTTGTTAATGAGGATCCGGCGGCTGTCGGCCTCGCCGCGGAAACGGCAGGATTGTATGCAGTGCAGCTTCACGGTGGGGAAAGTTTGCATAATATAAAAGTACTTCGCCGCCATTCTTCTGTCAGAGTTTTCAAAACGATTCACCATCACGAGAATGCACTGGAAGAGATGGCGTCATTTTCCGGAGCTGTCGACGGTTACGTTATCGATACGAAAATAGAAGGCGCATGGGGAGGAACGGGAAAGAGTTTCGATTGGGAAAACGTTCCTCTCTATACAGCAGAAGCGAACCGCCAGAAAGTGCCCTGCTTTATTGCAGGAGGGATAACACCGCTTAATATTAAAGAGTTGTTAAGTTATGGACCTGGTGGTGTTGATGTATCTTCAGGAATTGAAACAAATGAAAAAAACGATGAAGGGAAGATGAAAGCTATGTCAGATTCAGTTAAACCTGTCTATGAGGCACCGGATGAAATGGGCAGATACGGAGATTTCGGCGGTAAATATGTGCCGGAGACGCTTATGTATGCCCTGGAAGAACTTGATAATGCTTACCGTGATATCGCGGGTGATGAATCTTTCCATAAGGAACTGTGGAAGGAAATGAAAGAATATTCCGGCAGGCCTACTGCTCTCACCTATGCCGGGCGTTTAACAGAACATTATGGTGGTGCCCAGATTTATCTGAAGCGGGAAGACTTAAACCATACAGGCGCACATAAAATCAATAATGCACTGGCTCAGGGACTCCTTGCTATTCGAATGGGCAAAAAACAGATTATTGCAGAAACTGGTGCCGGCCAGCACGGAGTAGCTTCGGCTACCGTTGCAGCCAGATTTGGTTTATCCTGTAAAGTTTTTATGGGAACTGAAGATATCCGCCGGCAGGAACTCAATGTCTTTCGTATGAGGCTTCTCGGAGCGGAAGTGATTGAAGTTACTTCGGGTGGTAAGACGTTAAAAGATGCTACGAATGAAGCTATACGGCACTGGGTAGCCAATGTAGATGATACCTTTTACCTTATAGGAAGTGCTGTGGGGCCACATCCTTATCCAATGATGGTCCGGGATTTTCAAAGCATTATTGGGGAAGAAAGTAAAAAACAGATGCAGGAAAGAATCGGACGACTTCCCGATCATGTGGTTGCATGTGTCGGAGGCGGAAGTAATGCGATAGGCATGTTTTATCCATTTATAAATGAAGAAAATGTCCGCTTAACTGGGGTGGAAGCTGCAGGAAAAGGAGTTAATACAAGTGAACACGCGGCCACCCTTTCAAAGGGAAGAAAAGGAGTACTGCACGGCTCCCTTTCCTATCTTCTGCAGGATGAGCATGGAAACATAATTGAACCATATTCTATTTCTGCAGGCCTTGATTATCCTGGAATAGGACCTGAACACGCTCATTTGCGGGATATTAAGCGTGTGGAGTATGTCCCCGCCACCGATGATGAAGCGATGAAAGCACTGAAGGATTTGTGCGAACTGGAGGGTATCCTTCCAGCCATTGAAACAGCACATGCATTAGCATACGTGGAGAAGGAAGCGCCAAAAATGAAAAAAGATGAAGTTATTCTTGTTTGTCTCTCCGGACGGGGAGATAAGGATGTAAATACAATTCAGCAGGAACTGGAGGGTCAGAGTGAATGAATCGACTAACAGATAAAGCCTTTCAGGAGCAGAAAAAACGATTCGTCCCCTATATCATGAGCAGTTATCCTTCCTACGATTCTTCCATTGAAATTGCCCTGACACTGGAAAAAGCAGGGGTAACAGCGATTGAATGGGGGGTTCCCTTTAGTGATCCCCTTGCAGATGGACCAGTCATTCAGGAAGCGGGAGAATATGCCCGAAAGCAGGGAGGCAGTCTCCGCAGCGCTGTAAAAGGAGCGGCAGAAGCAAGAGAACAGGGCCTTACGGTTCCACTCGTGCTGTTCACATATGTGAACCCTGTGCTTTCAGTAGGATTTAAAGAAGTATTGGAATTAATGAAAGAAGCTGGAATGGATGGGATTTTAATACCCGATCTTCCGTTTGAAGAAAGTGATGAGTTGAGAAAGCTGTGTAATGAATATCAAATTTCTCTTATTTCACTCGTTGCTCCCAGTTCAAGAAACAGAATGGAGAAAATCGGTGCTCTTGGTGATGGCTTTATATATTATGTCACCTCTCTTGGTGTTACCGGAACGAGGGAAGACTTTTCTCAAGATTTAAAGCAATCCATTGCTGAGCTTAAAAAAAAGGCAGCAGTCCCGGTTCTGGCTGGATTCGGCATTTCCAAAAATGAACATGTGCGTTATTTCCAGGATATAGCAGACGGCGTTATTGTCGGGAGTGCTCTCGTCCGTTTCATCTCTGAACGTGCTGAAGAACTGCAGCATTCTGAAAAAAGGGCGGCTGCCCTCGAAGAAATCGGTGGTTTTATAGAGGAATTAACGAATTAGCTGAAAGGGTGATTACAGATTGAAGGTTAAAGAATCGATGACGGGGCTTACCCCCTACCAACCAGGGAAACCAATGGAGGAAGTAAAACGTGAACTCGGATTAAAAGAAGTAGTCAAACTGGCTTCCAATGAGAATCCTTACGGGTCTTCCCCAAAAGTAAAAGAAGCAGTTATGCATACACTTTCTCAAGTTTCCGTTTATCCTGACGGCTATGCCCGACTTTTAAGGGAGAAAACAGCTGATATTCTTGGAGTTGATGTAAAACAGCTCATTTTTGGAAACGGTTCGGATGAAGTAATATTAATTCTATGCCGTTCTCTTCTCAATAAAGGAGACAATATTATTACCGCAGTGCCGACGTTTCCCCAGTATAAGCATAATGCGGTTATAGAAGGCGCTGAAGTTAAAGAAGTTCCGCTTATTAACGGTGTCCATGACCTCGATGGCCTGCTTAATAAAATTGATAATAAAACTAAAATGATCTTCGTATGCAACCCTAACAATCCCTCGGGAACTTATGTAAATAAGGAAGCCTTTTCGTCATTTATGAAACAGGTCCCTTCCCATATTCTCGTAGTAAGTGATGAAGCTTATTTTGAATACGTACGTGCGGACGATTATCCGGATACAATACCAATGATTAATGAATATGAAAACCTGGTCGTGCTGCGGACTTTTTCAAAAGCGCACGGGCTCGCTTCTCTACGTGTCGGTTACGGCGTCGGGAGCGAGAAATTCATCCAGTCTATTGAACCTGGAAGAGAGCCATTTAATACGAACAGCGCTGCTCAGGCAGCAGCATCAGCTTCTCTGGAAGATAAGGATTTTTTAGATCAATGCATTCAAAAAAATGCTTTGGAAATGGAAAAATTCGAAGCATTCTGTGTTGATAATAATTTTCGGTATTATCCCTCAGAAGCTAATTTTATATTAATGAGTGTCGGGAGACCTGGTGGAGAGGTATTTGAAAAACTTCTTCAACAAGGATTTATTGTGCGCAGCGGCGAAGCACTTGGATTTCCAGATTATATTAGAATTACGCTGGGGACAGCCGAACAAAACGAACGTATTCGCCAAGAGCTGCTGAAGTGGCTTAACTAGGAGGATCAGTGTGAAGAAACGTGTATTTATTATCGGTCTAGGTTTAATAGGAGGATCGCTGGCTCTTGCGGTGAAAAGCACTTTTCCCCAGGCATCGATCCGTGGTTATGACGTGGACGACAAAGCGGTCAAACTCGCAAATAGTCTGCAGATTATAGACGAAGCAGCAGTCAGCCTGGAAGAAGGCGTAAAGGACGCCGATTTTATTATCCTGTCTGCTCCGGTAGAAAGCTCTCTTTCAATACTTGACCAGCTGCAAAGTCTCGACTTAAAAGAGGGAGCAATCGTTACTGATGTAGGAAGCACGAAAGTTTCCATTGTAGAGAAAGGCAGTGAACTGGAGAGTAAGAATGTGACATTTATCGGCGGTCATCCAATGGCAGGTTCTCATAAAACCGGAGTAGAAGCATCAAGAGAGCGCTTGTTTGAAAATGCCTTTTACATACTTACGCCCTCCAATGGAACTCCGGATGCGAAACTGATTCAGCTTCAGAATCTGCTGAAAGGAACGAAAGCTAAATTTATGCAGCTGGAAGCAGAAGAGCACGATAAATTTGCTGGATTGATCAGCCATCTCCCTCATATTATTGCTTCTTCACTTGTACACCAGGTAGAAAAGGCTGGCGAAAAGGACCCTTTGATCCAGCAGCTTGCAGCAGGAGGGTTTCGGGATATTACGCGTATCGCTTCTGCTTCTCCTACTATGTGGAGAGATATATTGATGCACAACAGAAGTGTATTAATCGATATGCTTAAAGAATGGAAAAACAGAATGGAACACGTGGAATCGCTTCTTGAAAACCGCGATTCGGAGGGAATTTATGCTTTTTTCTCTGATGCAAAAGATGCTCGTGACCGTCTCCCTTCTAAAAAGAAAGGGGCAATGCTTCCTTTCTATGATTTATTTGTAGATATTCCCGATCATCCTGGTGTCATTTCCGATGTAACAGCGCTTCTCGCCAAACAGAATATCAGCATTACTAATATTAGAATCATCGAGGCCAGAGAAGGAATTATGGGCGTGCTCAGACTAAGTTTCCGGTCAGAGAGTGATCTTGTACACGCAAAAGGATTGTTGGAGGAGCATATGTACGAAACTTATGAAGCTCCATAAAGAAGGGGGTATATATGGATATTACTATTGAACCAGCTGAAAATCCATTAAAAGGAAGTGTAATTACCCCGGGGGATAAATCGATCAGTCACCGGGCTGTTTTATTTGCTTCCATTGCCGAAGGCAAGTCTGTCATTAAGGGATTTTTACGAGGGGAAGACTGTCTAAGCACAATAAGCTGCATGAGAAGTCTCGGAATAGTTATTGAAGAAGATGCGGACTCGATAACTGTAATGGGGAAAGGGCCTTATGGATTGAAAGAACCTGCGGAGCTGTTAAATGTCGGCAACTCAGGAACAACGATCCGACTTTTATCTGGTATTCTCGCCGGTCAGCCTTTTTCATCTGTTATGGCAGGCGATGATTCTATC is a window from the Alkalicoccus halolimnae genome containing:
- the trpD gene encoding anthranilate phosphoribosyltransferase, which encodes MTLDRVMTGTPLTIAEARKIVTSMMEGVFSREETAAILSILAYRGETAEEISGFAQGMLDKASSMSFPYDVLDTCGTGGDGSGTYNVSTASAILLSSMGVKVAKHGNRSVSSKTGSADVLEELRIPFQGNVKEAEQRLEDYSLTFFFAPVYHMAMKNVAPVRKALKQKTIFNILGPLTNPARAPRRVIGAYSLDAARKMAHASLHLPIERALFVTGEDGLDEFTVQGASYVIELQDNELREYTINPEDVGLKRSSLHGALVNNAAESAALIRDIFRKKASREAVDLLLLNAGAALYTSGVAETIKDGVEMADHALGEPVLAHLEKLQLEEGAEML
- the trpC gene encoding indole-3-glycerol phosphate synthase TrpC: MLKTITERKKVEIPLINIPEKRLIESPKLSLYDSLYHRFHPLGMIAEVKKASPSRGVITENFHPVDIAEEYERINVSGISILTDIDFFQGHPVYLTQIKQAVNTPVLRKDFLIDPKQILESERIGADAVLLIAGILSGNQLQELYDQTTELGMEALVEVHNEEELEKVLKYIKPKLIGVNNRDLHTFETDLTTTKRLKPLIPEEALLISESGVHHKQDVDYLKEAGADGLLIGESLMKSPDKKQFLQSLFGEE
- the trpB gene encoding tryptophan synthase subunit beta — translated: MPLLKFCGTRSEEDYRAVLRSKADYIGFIFSKSRRQVSAEDVRDWQEKTSAEGKKLVGVFVNEDPAAVGLAAETAGLYAVQLHGGESLHNIKVLRRHSSVRVFKTIHHHENALEEMASFSGAVDGYVIDTKIEGAWGGTGKSFDWENVPLYTAEANRQKVPCFIAGGITPLNIKELLSYGPGGVDVSSGIETNEKNDEGKMKAMSDSVKPVYEAPDEMGRYGDFGGKYVPETLMYALEELDNAYRDIAGDESFHKELWKEMKEYSGRPTALTYAGRLTEHYGGAQIYLKREDLNHTGAHKINNALAQGLLAIRMGKKQIIAETGAGQHGVASATVAARFGLSCKVFMGTEDIRRQELNVFRMRLLGAEVIEVTSGGKTLKDATNEAIRHWVANVDDTFYLIGSAVGPHPYPMMVRDFQSIIGEESKKQMQERIGRLPDHVVACVGGGSNAIGMFYPFINEENVRLTGVEAAGKGVNTSEHAATLSKGRKGVLHGSLSYLLQDEHGNIIEPYSISAGLDYPGIGPEHAHLRDIKRVEYVPATDDEAMKALKDLCELEGILPAIETAHALAYVEKEAPKMKKDEVILVCLSGRGDKDVNTIQQELEGQSE
- the trpA gene encoding tryptophan synthase subunit alpha is translated as MNRLTDKAFQEQKKRFVPYIMSSYPSYDSSIEIALTLEKAGVTAIEWGVPFSDPLADGPVIQEAGEYARKQGGSLRSAVKGAAEAREQGLTVPLVLFTYVNPVLSVGFKEVLELMKEAGMDGILIPDLPFEESDELRKLCNEYQISLISLVAPSSRNRMEKIGALGDGFIYYVTSLGVTGTREDFSQDLKQSIAELKKKAAVPVLAGFGISKNEHVRYFQDIADGVIVGSALVRFISERAEELQHSEKRAAALEEIGGFIEELTN
- the hisC gene encoding histidinol-phosphate transaminase, whose protein sequence is MKVKESMTGLTPYQPGKPMEEVKRELGLKEVVKLASNENPYGSSPKVKEAVMHTLSQVSVYPDGYARLLREKTADILGVDVKQLIFGNGSDEVILILCRSLLNKGDNIITAVPTFPQYKHNAVIEGAEVKEVPLINGVHDLDGLLNKIDNKTKMIFVCNPNNPSGTYVNKEAFSSFMKQVPSHILVVSDEAYFEYVRADDYPDTIPMINEYENLVVLRTFSKAHGLASLRVGYGVGSEKFIQSIEPGREPFNTNSAAQAAASASLEDKDFLDQCIQKNALEMEKFEAFCVDNNFRYYPSEANFILMSVGRPGGEVFEKLLQQGFIVRSGEALGFPDYIRITLGTAEQNERIRQELLKWLN
- a CDS encoding prephenate dehydrogenase; this encodes MKKRVFIIGLGLIGGSLALAVKSTFPQASIRGYDVDDKAVKLANSLQIIDEAAVSLEEGVKDADFIILSAPVESSLSILDQLQSLDLKEGAIVTDVGSTKVSIVEKGSELESKNVTFIGGHPMAGSHKTGVEASRERLFENAFYILTPSNGTPDAKLIQLQNLLKGTKAKFMQLEAEEHDKFAGLISHLPHIIASSLVHQVEKAGEKDPLIQQLAAGGFRDITRIASASPTMWRDILMHNRSVLIDMLKEWKNRMEHVESLLENRDSEGIYAFFSDAKDARDRLPSKKKGAMLPFYDLFVDIPDHPGVISDVTALLAKQNISITNIRIIEAREGIMGVLRLSFRSESDLVHAKGLLEEHMYETYEAP